The Phaenicophaeus curvirostris isolate KB17595 chromosome Z, BPBGC_Pcur_1.0, whole genome shotgun sequence genome includes the window CTGAGCCCTGGAAACAAGGACAAGGGAGGCTGTCCTGTTCCCCCGAGCACTGACTGCAGCGACAAGAGGGGGACTGTCCTAAGCCCTGGGGACAAAGCGGGGGGGAGGGTGTGTGTGCTCCCCTGGGGACAAGAGAGGGCTGCCCTGAGCCCTGGGACAAGGAAGGGGGGGCTGCCCTGAGActtggggacaaggaggggggCTTCCCAGAGGCCTGGGGACAAGGGGGTGGGGGCTGCccggagccctggggacaaggaggggggCTGCCCGGAGCCTTGGGGACAAGAGGGGGGGCTGCCCTGAGTcctggggacaaggaggggggGCTGCCCTGAGTCCTGGGGACAAGAGGGGGGAGCTGCCCTGAGtcctggggacaagggggggggggctgcccTGAGtcctggggacaaggggggggggggctgcccTGAGtcctggggacaagggggggggggggctgcccTGAGtcctggggacaaggggggggggggctgcccTGAGtcctggggacaaggggggggggctggggggggctgccCTGAGTcctggggacaaggaggggggGCTGCCCTGAGtcctggggacaagggggggagCTGCCCCGAGCCTTGGGGACAAGGGTCCGCCCGTCCCGCCCGTCCCCGCCCGTACCCGGGTGCCAGCGCAGCGCCAGACGCCGGTACGCCCgcctcagctcctcatccgAGGCGTCGCGCTtcacccccagcacctcgtAGTGGCACTTCATGGCGGCGCCGGCAGGAAGCGGGCGGGACGGGAGGCACCGCCCCCGCGGGAGGGAccggggcggagcggggccggggaTCCTCCAACCGGCCGGGGACGCCTCTCACGCCGGGGCCTCGCCGccctcattgggaagaaattcctccttatggcTAGTCCAAACTTAAACTATGTCTAGTTTAAACcgtgtcccgaagtgccacatccactaagctgagtggaagtgtggagggtcgggaggctctgcaaagggatctaaacaggctggaccgctgggcagagtccaatgggatgaggtttaacaaggccaaatgccgggtcctgcacttggggcacaacaaccctgtgcagctacagactaggagaagtctggctagaaagctgcctggaggagagggacctgggggtgttggttgacagtgactgaacatgagccagcagtggcccaggtggccaagaaggccaatggcatcttggcttggatcagaaacggcgtgaccagcagggccagggaggttattctccctctgcattcggcactggtgagaccgctcctcgaatcctgtgttcagttctgggcccctcaccacaagaaggatgttgaggctctggagcgagtccagagaagagcaatgaagctggtgaaggggctggagaacaggccttatgaggaatggctgagagagctggggttgtttagccggggaagaggaggctgaggggagacctcattgctctctacaactacctgaaaggaggttgtggagaggagggtgctggcctcttctcccaagtgacaggggacaggacaagagggaatggcctcaagctccgccaggggacgtttaggctggacattaggaaaaaaaatttcacggaatgggtcattgggcactggaagaggctgcccagggaggtggttgattcaccttccctggaggtgtttaaggcacgggtggatgatttgctaaggggcatggtttagtgtttgatagcaacggttggactcaatagtcctggaggtcttttccaacctggtgattttttgattctgtgattctatgatccctgggcagcctgtccacatgcttgacaaccctttcagtgaagaaattgttcctaatatccaatctaaatctcccctggtgccacCTGAGGCTGCTCTCTCTCATCCTGTTACTTCTTACCtaggagaaaaggccagcacccacctcactgcagcCTCCTTCCAgagagttgtagagagcgataaggtctcccctcagccttctcttctccaggctaccTACATTAATTTATACCTGGATATTCATTTCACACAACACATCCTACTTTCAAGGAATGTTCCATGCAATTATCCAGAGACCAGCCACTATACCTGTACTAAACCCATAATATGATACACTCGCTATACATTAAAGTACTATCCCAGGATACGAGTGTGCTCTAATGACTGTTGAGCAATATTGGAAGATTATCTGATACTTTGATATGGAAATATCTATATGGAATCACTCTACTTTGAAAAAACAAGACCCAAACACCACATACAATTGAACTAGAGGACAGCATTTctgtataaaaagaaaatgtaagggTTGCTTTCCCTCATAAGCATGTAGAACTGGAATTATGTGCTTTTAAGCACCATTGCTAAGACAGAGGACCATGGGCAATCCTATTTCAAGCTACTGTAGGTGAATTGCTTTGGTATTCAATTACAGGTAGCAGTGTACCTCTTCCCTGCAATTAATTTGGTATGAAGGGCTAGAACGCTACCTTAGCCTGTTTCTCCCCCAAAGCTATGTTTCAGAGCCTAAGAACCTGGTTAGGTACAGGAGTTACCACACACAAAAGTCACAACATTTTTACTattaatgaagaaaagcaattaaGAGGCCAGTAACCATTTGCATTCTCTCAGgattatgaggaaaaaaaataatcaccacCACCCCCCAACAGAGAATTCCTATAAAGTTTTAACTTTTACAAGGACTCTCTACTGCTGTCAGATTGAATTCCAGCTCATTATGAGCATCAATGACTACCCAGTGATTTTTATTCCTTGTACATGTTACAGTGGGCTGTCTCCCAAAGGTATTCAAGTGTAAAAGGCCAATTCTCAAAAGTAGAAGTATCAAGTCTTCTCTGTTCCCATGTTGTTTTTCAAAATCCAAAATCCTCTCAAGGAGATAAAGACAACAAGACTACAAACTCAAGCCTAATAAAGACattgatattttatttacttaaaactGAAGTCCTGTTAGTTTTGCCTGTAAAAACAAGTATTTACAATATTATGTCATACAGCTAGTTTCACCACTTGTAACATTTATGCTGATGCTTCAgttctgaaaagctttttttgcttcttcctcTGAATTTTGCGTGGCTTCTTTTTATCTTTAACAATTGGCTTTGACTCTGGCTTCACGAGCTGTATTTCTACTGGCTTTTCTTCAGTGGGAGTTTCAAAGACCACTTCGGTGGGATCTTCTTTAATAAGCACCTTGCTCCCTGTTTTCTTAATCTTTTGTGCTTCCTTCACCTGCTGTTTCTCTCTAAACTTAGCTGCCACCGACAATCTTACCAGTCGTCGATGCTACAGAAATAAGAATATAAATTACATCAGGTTTCAAATAAGTGAGATGGAAGAAATCAGGTATTAAAGAAAAAGGCGGTAATTTCTCTGCCTAATTGTCAAAATTCTAAGCATCATGCCACCTTTTCAGTGACGTGAATCTGGGATTCATTCAATTTTTACACACTCTGTTCTCAAATGGTCATCAGTTGGGGCATTCTTTCCTATGAAAGGTCCCAGGGAATGGCATGCATGATTCTCCTGCACAGACCACGGAACTGGTTTTCAACTGAGTTGCtaaatgaaagagaagacaaagctgCTTACCATATTTGGGGACTGATAATGGGGATTTTCATACAGAGTTGGTCCTCCAAAGCTACCTTGGAAGATTTTTATGAGGTTCAGGACAAAACGAGGCCCAATTTCTACTAGAGATGCATCTTCTTCTATTATCTGcaataaaaagaacattttcccAGAGACTGAATCAAAGTGCATGACCTTGTAGGCACCTTGCATACAGTGATACACAACTGCATCTAAATTCAAGATACGATCCCATCGAAGCTGATAAACTGGACTTGTACAAGCACAGTTCTGCATACAAAGCAGTTCTTCTGGGTTTGAGTAAGCATTTAGGGATTACTAGCTCTTTGCAAATTCCACCTTTAGAAAGTAAGCTCCAGCACACTGTGGGCCAAAACACCACATAAGGTTAAAAGACAGGTGAAGCTTAGCCTTTGACTACTTCTTCCTATCACTAAGATAAGCATCACCAAATGGCAACTAGAAAAGTTGTCAGTTGAAGTACACAGAGTTTAAACCATCTCTCTCcagaaacacagaaggaaagTCATTTTAGGACACTGAAATTTCTTTGTGCAAGCACTAGGCATTGCCATGTCCTGATAATAATGATTCTTCtaattttattataataaatgGATTTGATAGGAAATCATTCCACTGCTGTTGAAGtctgagctaaagtagaatcagttttctaacttcaccTAAGTCCTGATTAAGTAACTTCATCTTATGAAAggtaactgcatgtttttcagtcaGTGTTTCTCTTCAGCAGTGACAACACAGCACAGTGGTATgcgaaaggccattgcttatacttattgCTATAGTAACCAACGCCATCTTTAAGCTACCAGAGTGCTGTACATCAAGGACAAAGAAgagtcacacctgcagggagtgGTGGACAGAagaggtgaccccaaactgactaaccgagtattccatcccatagaCACCACACTTTGTATAGACTTGAAAGAACATGAACCCCTCTCCTTGGGGAAaacttgctctgcagcatctgtggtgaagtatagtcattgaggggtgggggcacaatttcatatttatatataccttattattatttgctttattattattatttctattttactaAAGCTGCTACagtttagtttccaacccacaagtctttttcctctcatttcccttccccTAGGGGCCAGGTGGGAGAAAGGAATTAGCAGCccaactgctcagttttagctgctgaaattgaCTGGAGCAGGGCTATACCGTGACAACTAAGCACCACCTGAAAAGGTAAAAGACATCACCAACCTGGTAATTCCGAAACCAGATCCTCTCGTCTGTAATGGTGAAAGTGAAAACATGATCTACAAAAGGCTGGCTTTTGGGGTGATACTGTGGTGTGCTAAAAATCTGTAATAAAAGGACAGTTATTTCTAAGTAACTGTGATTGTAAAAGGCCAAACATAAATGGCTCAGTTTTAATTAACTGTAATTTACTAAGATCCCAGGTTACATTccaaaacccaaaacttaaGAACATGTGTCCCTGTGATTTTAAGCACATGACCCTAATCATATGAAGATTTTCTGCAAGATCAGAAGTGTAAAATAACTACTGAAAAAAGCATTTGAGATTTTTAAGTACCTTGccaaaaaaacatttccaatGAGGCAGAAACACTGGACAGCAGAACTACAGACTGACCTGTATAAACAACTCTTTCAGCAGGGCATAGTGTGGCTCCTTGTCAAATGCctacaaagagaaaaagcaattttacaTACCAAGCTAAATGCAACAGtcacataaagaaaacaaaagcatattGATGAAATAAAACCTGTACTTACTGGATCAAAAGACAGAAGGGGCCGTGAGCCCCTCAGGCAGTTTCCGGTCATCTTCAATTCAGCCAGCGTGTGAACTATGGTGAAAGATCATTTTAGTATTTACAGAAAACTGTACGGACAAGAAAGACAGAGTCCAAACAGTAATGTCAGCCAACTTACCGTTCTGGACTAAGAATTTAGCTGACGGTCCCTGTGGTATGTTTGAAAACCTGCACAGGACAGGAagcaaagaagagaggaaaggaaaactttAACAGCAGCCAGAAAGTATGCTGGTTTCTTACAGTGCAACAAGTTATTCCAgtattgaaataatttcagtggTCTTTAAGGTATTATGGAGTTCCTTTAGCATACTTATAATTACTTGCTTTCTAAACAATTTTGTAAAAAGCTGCTGTAAGCAGTATACAAAAGCTGTTCAGACATCGTACACTTGCACTAGCCACAGAAGTGCAGAATTAGTACAGATTTAACTAAGCCACACTATTTCATGCATCTTCATTATCACAGTAAGGAACTTCGGACAGAATGGAAGCATCCCCAGCTACATACAGAAATCTAATAAAATATAACATTTCCTTACCACATGTAGAgatcctgtttcttttttgcttcaAAAAAGATGCACTTGTTGCAGTTTTTCATTTCACATACCTACACAAGACACATCCAATCAGCTATTTACAAAATTCTGAAgacattttcaaaagctttccACATTAATCTCTAACACTTTCCCCCCTCCAAAACAGCAAAGGTCTTACCCTAATAAATTACACCTACTGATGCCCAAACTTAAGTTGGAGCACTTGTTTTGTTGAAAAATCTCACTTATCTATTACCAGGAGTAATACCCTCTCTAAAGCTACAAACAATCTCAAAAGCTCTCCAGGACACAAACATCAGAGCAGGAGCTGTGAGATTACATTCTAGTTTCAAAACTACTCATGTCTTACAATGCTGTTTAGCCTGGCTGCGTTCTTCCAAGTTGAAAAGTTCTTCCAAGTTTAAACTGTAATACACCTTTCACCTATACAGCAAGGcatgttgttttatttcttcatgaCATAAGTCTATGTTTAATTAAAGGTTTCACTTTGGATTTATTAATCAAAAGTCAACCTCCTGTTTTAACATGAACACTTTTTGAATATCAATAACTCTCATATATGAAGCTACACCACTGTTTTAGCTGGTATGGGATCCTTTGagctttgttgcccttttcTCTTGGACACtgaatttttcagagaaaaataaaaaagcagcactAGTTAAATCCTGGATTACCTCATTAATTACAAACAACTGGTCTTTACGGTCCATTTTAGTATctggaagacaaagaaaaacattcagaagGCTGGAATACCAAACAAGTTCTTTTAACAGTCAGTCCTTTTGCAAAAGTTCTACTGGTTATAACAAAAGATTAACTCTCAAGTTGTTTCAGCCATGTTAGTCAATAAAGAGAGCAAGAAAAGTATCTGTGGGCTTACAGGACTGAGGTCACAGGAGTTATCACCAAGAAAATATTAGGATATAATGACTGGCTGTATTTGTTGGCTCAAAAGAGATTTGCACTTTGTTGAAGATAAAAGTTTCACCAAAACAGTTATGTaccaactttttaaaaagaataagctGTTAGAAGTTCTTGGTTTAAAACTATTCTGAAAACATAACTGAGTGACGATGCCAAACGCCACCTGCTTTAGAGTGAGGCATCAATGTCCTTAAGTCTTGCATCAGGTGCCTTGTTCTGAAATTGATCCCacgagaagaaaaaataagtacTCGCTCCTTGTTTTTCCATTTACCCTagaaaaaagacacaaaagttAAGCAGGAAGTTTCTGGCCTTAAAACTACTACaacacagcagcaacagcaaagacagaaagacaTGGTAAGAATATTCATCATTAACTTTATCTGCCCACCTGCAGAGTATCAATCTCTCAGCAAGCACAATGACTTCCCTACAGACACAGGCTTTTACATGAAGAATCACTGTTCATCCTGCTCCTACATGAAAACTTGTTGCTTGTGCAACACATCTAGGTACTGAGAAGGCCACAGGAGCAACTGCTTCACAGCAGGCAACCCCCAGTCCTGTGAAATGAGCTCACCCACAGCCTCAGAGCACAATCCAGTGTGATGaaattggtttttttccttttaagggAACAATAAGACAATTATTGACACCTTCTCAGGCTGATTCCTAAATGAAACCAgcataatttatatatatacttcTTACAGAATGAATGCGGGGATAGCATGAGAGGAAATGCTTTTGAGCTGAAAAAGCGAAGagttagattagatactaggaaacAATTTGTTCctgcgagggtggtgaggcacgggCACAGGCTGTCCccagaagtcgtggctgccccaccacttctggagatgttcaaggccagactgggagcaacctgatccagaagCTTGGAACGCGGCACACAACATATTTTCACCGACTAGAATAATGGCTTTCACACATTTTCACTGAATAAAACGCGCGCCGCCACAAATCACTTTGGTTTGCGCTGGCATCATAAACGACTCCGGGCACGCTCCTCTGCCCCGGCTCAGCCGCCAGGTTCCCCCAGCACCCCGGCTCCCAGCACCCCTCCCCCGAGAGGAACCGAGCGGGAGCCTCCTGACGCACGGCCCGGGCCCGGGGACGCGGTGCCCCCGAGGGATGCGAGTGGGGCCGGGTGGTACCTGCGATACAGGCGGCGGGACGCTGTACTCCTCCGGGCCCGGCTTCGCGTCGGGCTCGGGCGCGATCAGCGCCCTCTTAGCGCGCTTGTTCGGCCGCGCCGCCGAGGGGCCACGCTGCCTCTTGGCCGCCGCCATCTTCCCCGCCTCACGCTCCCACACTTCCGCCCGCTCTCCCGCACTTCCGGTGTCGCGCCCGCCCTTCCGTCCTCTCTCCCGCCCTCTCTCCCGCCCTTCCGCCTTCTCTCCCGCGCTTCCGGCCGCTGTCCTGTACTTCCGGCCGCCATGCCGCTGTCGGCGcagcccgcggccgccgccgagGCCTCGCTGCTGAGCGCCAGCTTGGACAACGCCCGGCACCTCTCCAGCATCCTCCGGGCCGTGCACTTCCAGGACCACGCCACCTGCTTCGCCATGGCCAACGGCCTCCGCGTGACGGTGGAGGCCGCCAAGTGCGTCCAGGCCAACGCCTTCATCCAGGTGGGGCGGCAGGGCGAGGGGCTCCTGCCCCCCTGGGAGACTCCCTAGAAAGGCCCCGTTTCGCGGTAGAGCGGCCTGCTCCGCGGAGAAGGGGGCGCCTCTGTGAAAACGTGGCGTCAGGGAAGGAGGGACTGTGAGGAGGCTGGGGCCGTCTGTGAGGTGGCTGTGCTGATGAAAGGCCGAGCTCGGCGCCTAGCGTGTTTATTGCCCACTTGCGTGATGAACTTGTAGACTTCTTTAATGTCTTGGCACCTGCTGAGCCCGCTGCTTCTTCCCACCACGCTGTCCTTGGATGTGTGAGCGAGTTCATAAAGCAtccttaagtatttttttttaatgtttcatcCCAAGGCCACAAAGGTGAAAGAGAGCgcaaatattcaagaagcatttggacaacaaaGATGAAGAAGAGTGCAAATACTCAAGAATCGTTATGATAGTGCCCACATACATAtgatgtgaatgttggggttgtcctgtgcaggctggactcagtgatccttgcgggtcccttccaactcaggacattttATGACTCTGAAATGCACCGATGCTCATGTGCAGTGTAGTGGGTGGGCTGAGCTGAAGGCTGCCAGCCATGAAGCAGGAGCATGCACTGCTTCACAGGGCTGGGGCAGAGTTCTACCCCTGTGCCCTTCAATCCTCTCTGGGCTGAACTTTGTCTAGAAAGGGGGCTTGAGAGGTAATGTGTAGGCAAAGTGTCTCAGCTGTACGGGACTGTCTTTATAGGCAGTTTTAAATGGTAATCTAAgttgtttcttattttcttgcatttattATAAAATCAAAAGCAGCCTTCCTCACTCTTCTGCTATCTCTTTTGTTGCTATGACTGCTGGCTTAATTTCAGTTCTCTAAGGAACATATATAATTTGTCTTAAAATAGTTTACTTTCTGAGTGTCTTTCTGTTGATTTAACGCATATCCagcttttaaatgctttgttcATAAACCCAGATGTTTTGCTGGTTCCTGGTTTTGACAGGGTAGATGATGCTGGGGACGTAAATGGGAGGGTCGAGGACTATTTTTATCATAGTAACTCAAATCTAACTTCACCTTCCTTTTGTCCTTCAAGAGtttttgtctttgctgtctGTGAAACTGCAGCCTAAGCTATGTATGAAAGGGGAGAAGCCCAAGTCTCCCTTTTGCTGCATCTCCccttgctttcttctgctccATGTTGCACAGTCCTTTCTTACACTGGTGCTGCATTTGTTCAGTTAGCTTTCTGCTGTTTGGATGAGTTCATGAAGTGGTCAGCATGTGGTGCATAACTTCAGGTGTGGGCAGGGGAACAGTGTCTGGATGCTGCTTTGGAAGTATTGATCTGTTAAGTATAGAATTGTTCCAGTTGGAAGGAACTTACAATGCTAACCCAGTCCACCTGCTTGACAAAAAGCGCGTAttgttaagggcattgtccaaatgcttctgtaaCACTTGACAGGCCATGAACCACGTCTCCAGGAATCCTGTTCCAGACCACcttctcagtaaagaaatgcttcctaatgtccagtctgaacctccccgaCACAGTTTTGAACTGTTCCTACATGTGCTGTCACTGGGTTCCAAGGAGAAGAGTGCggcacctccctctccacttctcctcctcaggaagctgtagagagcagtgaggccacccctcagcctccttttctccaaaacaGACAAACCTAAtgtcctcagccactcctcaaaggacattccttccagcccttccaccACCTTTgtttccctcctctggatgtATTCAAGGACCTTCAGATCTTTCTTAAACTGTGGGgtccagaactgcacacagcacTCTAGGTGAGACTGTACCAGTGCTGAATACAGTGGGATAATCACCTCTTTTGACCAGCTGGTTATGCTGTGTTCACTGCACCCCGGGGTGCTGTTTGCCGTCTTTGGCTGCCAGTAAATATACATAACTGTTCTTTCAAAAGCAGCTCAAATTAGTCTGCTTTATTTCtctgatattctgttcctgcagTTACCACAAGGCAGCTGGTGCTCTGGGTAGCCAGGAGTAATTTGCTCACATAGGTTTAGTAAGAGGCGTGTTTTATCACGTTTCAGTGTGGTGAACTCTAACCTGTTCTGTTCTTgcgtatttttattatttgaaatgCTTATgctcaaagcaaagaaaagtaagTAAATATTGTTTCTGGAGGATGGAGGCACTTAGATTTTACAGttccctgatttttttcctctttcagaagTAAGCAGCTTTAGGCTTTAACATTTATAGCTTGtttcagtttggagaaaaggaggctcagAGGccgaagggagaccttattgctctctacaactacctgaaaggaggctgtagtgaggtgggtgctggtctcttcttccaggtaacaagtgatagcatgagagggaatggcctcaagttgcactagggaagtttagattggatatcaggaa containing:
- the BRIX1 gene encoding ribosome biogenesis protein BRX1 homolog, translated to MAAAKRQRGPSAARPNKRAKRALIAPEPDAKPGPEEYSVPPPVSQGKWKNKERVLIFSSRGINFRTRHLMQDLRTLMPHSKADTKMDRKDQLFVINEVCEMKNCNKCIFFEAKKKQDLYMWFSNIPQGPSAKFLVQNVHTLAELKMTGNCLRGSRPLLSFDPAFDKEPHYALLKELFIQIFSTPQYHPKSQPFVDHVFTFTITDERIWFRNYQIIEEDASLVEIGPRFVLNLIKIFQGSFGGPTLYENPHYQSPNMHRRLVRLSVAAKFREKQQVKEAQKIKKTGSKVLIKEDPTEVVFETPTEEKPVEIQLVKPESKPIVKDKKKPRKIQRKKQKKLFRTEASA